From the Bacillus carboniphilus genome, one window contains:
- a CDS encoding DUF2621 domain-containing protein: MLEGWFQWFILFWVCVLVFMFAVGGYFMFRKFLKRLPKEDGKSDMDWEEYYVSQTIKLWKPEEKELLNELVSPVPELFRDVAKHKIAGKIGELALKEKAKKIDQELVIRGYIMATPKRDHKFLLKKLDELKIDVTPYQHLF, translated from the coding sequence ATGCTTGAAGGATGGTTTCAGTGGTTCATCCTTTTTTGGGTTTGTGTCCTAGTCTTTATGTTTGCTGTTGGCGGCTATTTCATGTTTCGAAAGTTTTTGAAACGGTTGCCGAAAGAAGACGGCAAATCGGATATGGATTGGGAAGAATATTATGTGAGCCAAACGATTAAGCTGTGGAAGCCAGAGGAAAAAGAATTACTAAACGAATTGGTGAGTCCTGTTCCTGAACTTTTCCGTGATGTGGCGAAACATAAGATAGCCGGGAAGATTGGCGAACTTGCTCTTAAGGAAAAAGCCAAAAAGATTGATCAGGAATTAGTGATTCGAGGATATATAATGGCGACTCCAAAGCGTGATCATAAATTTCTACTGAAAAAATTAGACGAATTAAAAATTGATGTTACGCCGTACCAGCATTTGTTTTAA
- a CDS encoding SRPBCC family protein, with the protein MIHWKAETIIEAGIEKVWDLFSDRNIKRIMPKVEEHTLVEKQENEVGAKHKQTYREGKRLETYFVETIAYEDLNEKKHKEIRFVLGKAFEVHLVFSLLKMDENRTKFIYEGTNKGVNFVGRAMMKLASKKSNNDVVQEFLERVKQEVGN; encoded by the coding sequence ATGATTCATTGGAAAGCAGAAACTATAATTGAAGCAGGCATTGAAAAGGTATGGGACCTATTTTCAGATCGGAACATTAAAAGAATTATGCCAAAGGTAGAAGAACATACTTTAGTTGAAAAGCAGGAAAACGAAGTAGGTGCTAAACATAAGCAAACCTACCGTGAAGGAAAACGGTTAGAAACCTATTTCGTAGAAACCATAGCATATGAAGATTTAAATGAAAAAAAGCATAAAGAAATCAGATTCGTGTTAGGTAAAGCATTTGAAGTTCATCTTGTTTTTTCATTATTAAAAATGGATGAGAATCGTACGAAGTTTATTTACGAAGGGACTAATAAGGGTGTCAACTTTGTCGGACGTGCTATGATGAAGCTGGCAAGTAAGAAAAGTAATAATGATGTGGTTCAGGAGTTCCTTGAAAGAGTTAAACAGGAAGTAGGGAACTAA
- a CDS encoding GNAT family N-acetyltransferase: MNIRLAEPQDIKQLIKMRWDFTIEFDENKKNESYDEFEKECQLFLEKALDSGQWFIWVAEEDGKLASHIYIELIQKVPRPGRVTYPFAYMTNVYTVLEHRNTGIGSQLLSTINHWIKENNFEFVIVWPSEEAVNYYKKNGYVHCTEPMEYFPS, from the coding sequence ATGAATATTAGATTGGCTGAACCTCAAGACATTAAGCAGTTAATTAAAATGAGATGGGATTTTACCATTGAATTTGATGAAAATAAGAAAAATGAATCATACGATGAGTTTGAAAAGGAATGCCAACTGTTTTTGGAGAAAGCATTGGATAGTGGTCAATGGTTCATTTGGGTTGCGGAGGAAGATGGAAAACTAGCATCACACATTTACATAGAGCTTATTCAAAAAGTTCCACGTCCAGGTAGAGTAACCTATCCATTTGCTTATATGACCAACGTATATACCGTCCTAGAACATAGAAATACGGGTATTGGAAGTCAGCTACTTTCTACAATCAATCATTGGATTAAAGAGAATAATTTTGAGTTTGTTATTGTATGGCCAAGTGAAGAGGCCGTGAACTATTATAAGAAAAATGGTTACGTTCATTGTACGGAACCGATGGAATATTTTCCGTCTTAA
- a CDS encoding DUF4317 domain-containing protein, whose translation MNKKDVSAIRRQFKLDNDKMTIKDIFNVYVRKESSEIYHQELQPFPMLEREHQELFMSNFKKVLTGQMDSKLFELRFQQEAAENHSQLVLHTGLQASEVEDWEEQMLLLVEKMFHDVQYEHDVVVTFIRGEYVKPTKKTNEETEEHARDEVFSHSFILCSINKTEEPQKSLLFDYVEKIFKYNIVVDPIINLTAPIAGFMFPSFTDNSADVNHVLYSAGKPNQLDPHFIEDVLNAEPIMTAQEDKVVFEEIVREVVGDQLNTTTLANVYEEINRVMDENEEEDPPKLDYKDVERVLKVSGVEDVSTDKVEMAFQKVIDDEKYELKANNIMPKFNSKSIKIDTKVARITISPQDLKYVRQVNYQGKRCIMIEVDEDVEIEGFKMIPEA comes from the coding sequence ATGAATAAAAAAGATGTTTCAGCTATTCGTAGACAGTTCAAATTAGATAATGACAAGATGACAATAAAGGATATTTTTAATGTGTATGTTCGGAAGGAAAGCAGCGAGATCTATCATCAAGAGCTTCAGCCTTTTCCGATGCTAGAACGGGAGCACCAAGAATTGTTTATGAGTAATTTTAAAAAGGTCTTAACTGGCCAAATGGATTCTAAGTTATTCGAGCTGCGTTTCCAGCAAGAAGCCGCAGAAAACCACAGTCAACTGGTTTTACACACTGGATTACAAGCCAGTGAAGTGGAAGACTGGGAAGAACAAATGCTTCTATTAGTCGAGAAAATGTTCCATGATGTTCAATATGAGCATGATGTGGTCGTGACCTTTATTCGTGGGGAGTATGTAAAGCCGACGAAGAAGACGAACGAAGAGACAGAAGAACATGCACGTGATGAGGTGTTCTCTCATTCTTTTATTCTTTGCAGTATCAATAAAACAGAGGAGCCACAAAAGTCGTTATTGTTTGATTATGTGGAGAAGATTTTTAAGTACAATATTGTGGTGGATCCAATTATCAATCTGACAGCTCCAATTGCGGGCTTTATGTTCCCAAGCTTCACAGACAATTCAGCTGATGTGAATCATGTTTTATACTCAGCAGGGAAGCCAAATCAACTCGATCCCCATTTTATCGAGGACGTTTTAAATGCTGAACCGATTATGACGGCACAGGAAGATAAAGTCGTGTTTGAGGAAATTGTGCGTGAAGTGGTAGGCGATCAACTTAACACGACAACACTAGCCAATGTGTATGAAGAAATCAATCGTGTTATGGATGAAAATGAAGAGGAAGATCCACCAAAACTCGACTACAAAGATGTGGAACGTGTGTTAAAAGTAAGTGGTGTAGAAGATGTTAGTACAGACAAAGTCGAAATGGCGTTCCAAAAAGTTATTGATGATGAAAAATATGAGCTGAAAGCTAATAACATCATGCCGAAGTTTAATTCGAAGTCTATTAAGATAGATACAAAAGTTGCAAGAATTACGATTAGTCCTCAAGATTTAAAGTACGTGAGACAGGTCAATTATCAGGGCAAGCGTTGCATTATGATTGAAGTGGATGAAGATGTTGAAATCGAAGGATTCAAGATGATTCCAGAGGCGTAA
- a CDS encoding MerR family DNA-binding transcriptional regulator: protein MYKISEFAEITGLSKETLRYYAEIKLLEPAIIDPSNNYRYYDDGSYFLAILLVKLRRFGLTVQEMIAVMNDESFANLETLLKEKKTKIQMQMDDLLIKVEEIDEFLASGQEEKEI from the coding sequence ATGTACAAAATTAGTGAATTTGCGGAGATAACGGGGTTAAGCAAGGAAACTCTACGATATTACGCAGAAATAAAACTACTTGAACCAGCCATCATAGACCCATCTAACAACTATCGGTACTATGATGATGGAAGCTATTTTTTGGCGATTCTTTTAGTGAAATTGAGGCGGTTCGGACTGACTGTACAAGAAATGATCGCCGTAATGAATGATGAGTCGTTTGCAAATCTTGAAACCTTGTTAAAAGAAAAGAAAACGAAAATACAGATGCAAATGGATGACTTACTAATAAAAGTAGAAGAAATAGATGAGTTTCTTGCATCTGGACAGGAGGAGAAAGAAATATGA
- a CDS encoding VOC family protein gives MKKVTPFLMFEGNAEKAMNYYTSLIEDSEITSITRYGANGPGDEGTVMEATFSLKGQEFMCIDSYVKHKFTFTPSFSIFLTCESEEEMDRLYEKLSDDGEILMPLDDYGFSQKFAWIADQFGVSWQINLPNKQEVHG, from the coding sequence ATGAAAAAAGTGACCCCCTTTTTGATGTTTGAAGGGAATGCAGAGAAAGCAATGAATTACTACACATCTTTAATTGAGGATTCCGAAATTACGAGTATCACAAGGTACGGTGCAAATGGTCCAGGTGATGAAGGAACCGTTATGGAAGCAACTTTTTCACTTAAGGGACAAGAATTTATGTGTATTGATAGTTATGTAAAACATAAATTTACATTTACTCCTTCCTTTTCAATTTTTTTAACCTGTGAGTCTGAAGAAGAAATGGACCGTTTATATGAAAAGCTATCAGATGATGGAGAAATTCTTATGCCACTGGATGACTATGGTTTTAGTCAAAAGTTCGCCTGGATTGCTGATCAATTCGGGGTATCATGGCAGATTAATTTGCCGAATAAACAAGAGGTGCACGGTTAA
- a CDS encoding aminoglycoside phosphotransferase family protein, whose amino-acid sequence MDIRRIIKGVIEDANVSFEQVNGGFDSSVWKVETATRKKLALRIVTADRYEDFLMEKEIIDFAASQMIPAPAVRTVKIVDDLAVMVSDWVSGQTVLEELISNPEQAFSIGEEFGRVQAKIHNLRKADTLIQIPGNWLKPATDEEKDVFEKIDTLTKEDTKTLLHLDYHPLNVMMEIGKITAVLDWVNAGFGDPRLDVARTYSILQFEQLRQTSPFEELKPTLQEFEKGWLKGYTEIAGELKSIELFHKWAGIRHARDLGDRITEEDRVKLHEWSVSWR is encoded by the coding sequence ATGGATATAAGAAGGATTATAAAAGGAGTTATCGAGGATGCCAATGTTTCTTTTGAACAAGTAAATGGTGGTTTCGATAGTTCGGTTTGGAAGGTGGAGACAGCTACCCGAAAAAAACTAGCGTTGCGAATCGTTACGGCTGATCGGTATGAAGACTTTTTAATGGAAAAAGAAATTATTGATTTTGCGGCTTCACAAATGATTCCCGCACCAGCTGTCCGTACAGTAAAAATAGTAGATGATTTGGCTGTGATGGTGTCAGACTGGGTAAGCGGGCAGACAGTATTGGAGGAGTTGATCAGCAATCCTGAACAGGCTTTTTCAATAGGTGAAGAGTTCGGGAGAGTGCAAGCCAAAATACATAATTTACGGAAGGCGGACACTCTAATACAAATCCCGGGGAACTGGTTAAAACCTGCTACTGATGAGGAAAAGGATGTGTTTGAAAAAATAGACACCCTAACAAAAGAGGACACGAAAACATTGCTCCATCTAGACTATCATCCTCTGAATGTAATGATGGAAATAGGGAAAATTACAGCGGTATTAGACTGGGTAAACGCTGGTTTTGGTGACCCGCGTTTAGATGTTGCTCGAACATATTCAATTCTACAGTTTGAACAATTGAGACAGACCTCTCCATTTGAGGAGTTGAAACCAACTCTCCAAGAGTTTGAAAAGGGTTGGCTAAAAGGCTATACGGAGATAGCAGGAGAACTAAAGTCTATTGAACTTTTTCATAAGTGGGCTGGAATTCGGCATGCGAGAGATTTGGGTGACCGCATCACAGAAGAGGATCGTGTTAAATTGCATGAATGGTCGGTTTCCTGGAGGTAA
- a CDS encoding DUF3221 domain-containing protein, whose amino-acid sequence MRKLIVSLIVLFLLASCSQTAVYKSEEIVKFYGVIVQKIQNQDQFKILVVPDMESKDIEDLSEKERVEIAQKNNGKYFMPTEETFQVADIGMKVTVIYDKNAGQEDSNPPNQFGLKEFNLHTK is encoded by the coding sequence GTGCGTAAACTAATTGTGAGTTTGATAGTTTTATTTTTATTAGCATCATGTAGCCAGACTGCCGTATATAAATCAGAAGAAATTGTGAAATTTTATGGAGTTATCGTACAGAAAATACAAAACCAAGATCAGTTTAAAATTTTGGTGGTTCCAGATATGGAATCCAAAGATATTGAAGATCTTTCGGAAAAAGAAAGAGTTGAAATTGCGCAGAAAAACAACGGGAAATACTTTATGCCAACTGAGGAAACATTTCAAGTTGCTGATATTGGAATGAAAGTTACCGTTATTTATGATAAAAATGCAGGACAAGAAGACTCTAATCCTCCTAATCAATTTGGGTTAAAAGAGTTTAATTTACATACTAAATAG
- a CDS encoding glyoxalase superfamily protein → MVVPIFRIFDIEKAEWFYIHYLGFKLDWSHQFEEGMPVYRQISLNDCLIHLTEHHGDCSPGGAIRIKVSNLKEYHAALKEKDYPYARPNLEKTPWNTIEVTVRDPFYNRITFYEELEG, encoded by the coding sequence ATGGTTGTTCCCATTTTTAGAATTTTTGATATAGAAAAAGCAGAATGGTTTTATATACATTATTTAGGTTTCAAATTGGACTGGAGTCATCAATTCGAAGAAGGTATGCCAGTTTATAGACAAATTTCTTTAAATGATTGCCTGATCCATCTAACTGAACACCACGGAGACTGTAGTCCTGGTGGTGCAATTAGAATAAAGGTATCAAACCTGAAAGAGTATCATGCTGCTTTAAAGGAAAAAGATTATCCTTATGCACGGCCAAACCTTGAAAAGACCCCATGGAATACCATTGAAGTTACAGTGAGAGATCCTTTTTATAATCGCATTACGTTTTATGAAGAGTTGGAGGGTTAG
- a CDS encoding GNAT family N-acetyltransferase, with amino-acid sequence MTKLTFRNAQEGDLDKIVGMLADDPLGMKRERYEKPLPESYHQAFHAISSDPNNELVVACMDNEVVGVFQMTFTPYITHQGGWRATIEGVRTSSAVRGKGVGTQMFEWAIHRAKERGCHVVQLTTDKKREDALRFYERLGFHATHEGMKLKL; translated from the coding sequence ATGACGAAACTTACATTTAGAAATGCCCAAGAAGGTGACTTGGATAAAATAGTAGGAATGTTGGCTGATGATCCGCTAGGTATGAAAAGAGAGCGTTATGAAAAACCACTTCCCGAGAGTTACCATCAAGCCTTTCATGCGATATCATCTGATCCGAATAATGAATTAGTGGTAGCATGTATGGATAATGAAGTAGTTGGAGTATTTCAAATGACGTTTACCCCATATATTACCCATCAAGGTGGGTGGAGAGCCACGATTGAAGGTGTAAGAACTTCTTCTGCTGTCCGTGGTAAAGGAGTTGGAACTCAAATGTTTGAATGGGCAATCCATCGGGCAAAAGAACGTGGCTGCCATGTGGTTCAGCTTACCACCGATAAGAAAAGGGAAGATGCTTTACGATTTTATGAAAGACTGGGATTTCATGCAACACATGAGGGAATGAAGTTAAAGCTTTAA
- a CDS encoding CBO0543 family protein, which translates to MNRLIDEKKIKQTDKFFDRIHDIQMEYLDYWKESTLWHWDFWLSLILVILPWVIWFIFRKRGSEGRLLLAGFVSLIIASWLDFIGVVFGLWHYSGKVVPTIPTFFPWDFSLIPVTMMLWLQFRPTANPLLKGMVYAAITSFIGEPLFEWIGLYTPERWSSFYSFPIYTFIYLIAYWFTRMKSFEKLC; encoded by the coding sequence ATGAATCGACTTATAGATGAAAAAAAGATAAAACAAACAGATAAATTTTTCGATCGAATTCATGATATTCAGATGGAATACTTGGACTATTGGAAAGAAAGCACCCTTTGGCATTGGGATTTTTGGCTATCGTTAATCCTTGTAATACTTCCATGGGTGATTTGGTTTATCTTTCGAAAGCGTGGTAGTGAAGGAAGACTTCTTCTTGCTGGATTCGTCTCTTTAATCATTGCTTCCTGGTTAGATTTTATAGGGGTTGTGTTTGGTCTATGGCATTACTCAGGAAAGGTTGTTCCCACGATTCCTACTTTTTTTCCTTGGGATTTTTCCTTGATACCTGTAACGATGATGCTTTGGTTACAATTTAGACCAACTGCCAATCCACTGTTAAAAGGTATGGTATACGCAGCCATTACATCCTTCATCGGGGAGCCTTTATTCGAGTGGATTGGATTATATACGCCTGAAAGATGGTCTAGCTTTTACTCATTTCCCATTTACACCTTCATTTATTTAATTGCCTACTGGTTTACCAGAATGAAGAGTTTTGAAAAGTTGTGTTAG
- a CDS encoding undecaprenyl-diphosphatase, with translation MDDKIFRAITLFSGRISIVDKLMILISNRARYVYLIILLCLWFKNRASKQASKQALVAGVIGYVLNILIKCFYFKPRPFVKKRVGILIPSKKDSTFPSKHTLLSFAVSTTLFLYNRTIGSLMIGLSTLTGFSRIWVGHHYPSDIIFSAVLGSMTGIFVRYYDYLQKRMAWLK, from the coding sequence ATGGATGACAAAATATTTCGAGCCATCACCCTGTTCTCTGGTCGTATTTCCATAGTTGATAAGCTAATGATTTTAATCTCAAACAGGGCGCGGTATGTTTATTTAATTATTTTACTTTGTTTATGGTTCAAAAATCGAGCTTCTAAACAGGCATCCAAGCAAGCTTTAGTGGCGGGTGTAATAGGTTATGTACTGAACATACTAATTAAGTGTTTCTATTTTAAACCACGGCCATTTGTAAAAAAACGTGTTGGGATTTTAATTCCCTCTAAGAAAGATTCTACTTTTCCAAGTAAACATACCCTACTCTCATTTGCGGTATCCACAACACTCTTTTTGTACAATCGAACAATTGGTTCGTTGATGATTGGATTGTCTACTCTAACTGGCTTTTCACGCATTTGGGTTGGCCACCATTACCCATCGGATATTATTTTTAGTGCCGTACTTGGTTCAATGACTGGCATATTTGTTCGTTATTACGATTATTTGCAAAAAAGAATGGCTTGGCTCAAATAA